A region from the Micrococcus cohnii genome encodes:
- the holA gene encoding DNA polymerase III subunit delta — protein sequence MAAARSSRSARGRAAANPLAWRTAEPGPLTLLKGPEDYAARWVTDRLRARLLSQHADLEIHRMRAAEYQSGQLAMAASPSLFAEPTLIMVEGLESMNDAFLHDALELVSSGPAADDVTLVLRHTGGNRGKKLLDAVAAAGVVIECPALKKDEDKMAFVQAEFRQARRRIDDEAVRAVVAATGSSLTDLASACRQLIDDTESAVTRETVDRYYGGRVEATSFAVADAALEGQAARAVALTRHALATGVHPVMLSSALAMKARQVARIIDARVPAHELASNLGVAPFQVKYIQQAARHWSASGIAAALEWIAQADAEVKGGSRNADFAIERAVIRVSTGTRR from the coding sequence ATGGCCGCCGCACGCTCTTCCCGTTCCGCCCGAGGCCGCGCCGCGGCGAACCCGCTGGCCTGGCGCACGGCGGAGCCCGGTCCGCTCACGCTGCTCAAGGGACCCGAGGATTACGCAGCCCGCTGGGTGACCGACCGGCTCCGGGCACGCCTGCTCTCCCAGCACGCTGATCTCGAGATCCACCGGATGCGCGCCGCCGAGTATCAAAGCGGCCAGCTGGCCATGGCGGCGTCACCGTCGCTGTTCGCCGAGCCGACGCTCATCATGGTCGAGGGGCTCGAGTCCATGAACGACGCCTTCCTCCACGACGCACTCGAGCTGGTCTCCTCCGGGCCCGCCGCCGACGATGTGACGCTCGTGCTGCGCCACACCGGGGGGAACCGAGGCAAGAAGCTCCTCGACGCCGTGGCTGCGGCGGGGGTGGTCATCGAGTGCCCGGCCCTGAAGAAGGACGAAGACAAGATGGCCTTCGTTCAGGCGGAGTTCCGCCAGGCCCGGCGCCGCATCGACGACGAGGCGGTCCGTGCCGTGGTGGCCGCGACCGGGTCGTCGCTGACCGACCTGGCCTCGGCCTGCCGGCAGCTCATCGACGACACGGAGTCCGCCGTCACACGGGAGACCGTCGACCGCTACTACGGCGGTCGCGTCGAGGCCACGAGCTTCGCCGTCGCCGATGCTGCCCTCGAGGGCCAGGCGGCCCGCGCGGTCGCCCTGACCCGCCACGCCCTGGCGACGGGGGTCCATCCCGTGATGCTCAGTTCGGCGCTGGCGATGAAGGCCCGTCAGGTCGCACGGATCATCGACGCGCGGGTTCCGGCCCATGAGCTGGCCTCGAACCTCGGCGTCGCTCCGTTCCAGGTGAAATACATCCAGCAGGCGGCCCGGCACTGGTCGGCCTCCGGCATCGCCGCGGCCCTGGAATGGATTGCGCAGGCCGACGCCGAGGTCAAGGGCGGCTCGCGCAACGCGGACTTTGCGATCGAACGGGCCGTGATCCGCGTGTCGACCGGCACGCGGCGCTGA
- a CDS encoding ComEC/Rec2 family competence protein: protein MTGSRGEPAALDARWALALCSVLACALSLPPGDAAAAARVSLASGSGAAVLLAGAAVLRRGRSRSDRGGLLGAAGAGALALLCVALTAQSIAQTERRLDEVAWHELVRNQRTVRVEVLLQSSPSERVDRFGVRRAEASARIERFGAQGTVLPEPVRALLSVPASAEQVGQAGDRVCLVARLASQERTTVLRARAAPRAGGCPGASAAADPGAPATRPTEGVAGRDRMRQAFRDASAGAWADADELIPALVLGDRGTQSAQLDQAMKDAGLSHLSAVSGANCALLCGAVTVGLRSLRTHRRVVVTAVLGTLAVFVVLIGPEPSVLRAATMGGLGALAVFAGRGRQAFCLLCLAGTMLVIIEPALAVEPALHLSLAATAGIVVGARPTEVLLRRALDPLLPGWAAGWLSVSLAVTGTAHLACQPILILMTGTVSAYAVPANLAAAPLVPAVTVLGTAAAACVLIAPGLTAALLWIVQAPAGLIGAIARTVAGLPHAVRPWPEADLGVGLFVLTLAGTLVGFTWLLAHERRPRPPVRRVGGPAAHARIPVRPPVLIVLAAALSAAAAGGYTAVLLPSPAARAGQDWAAAFCDVGQGDMTLVRSGEHAAVVVDAGPDPRDARACLDALGVRRVDALLFTHLHADHTGGAEGIRDRLTSPSDIGYATSDAPEADTDAPPTGATRLSAGDRGEAGSAVWHVLHADSAAPRENDASAQVLLRTVDEHSRATTVLVTGDMQDQATARWISAPTQQPPPSAGEVDVLKVAHHGARNGGLDLPHRVRADLQVVSVGADNTYGHPHPGTAAGLARLGPVARTDVSGTLLVGWTPPDHGPVGPHRVVLDRDESGACLTVRALGPRRRAPIPARPRS, encoded by the coding sequence GTGACCGGGTCACGTGGTGAGCCCGCTGCGCTGGATGCGCGGTGGGCCTTGGCCCTGTGCTCCGTCCTGGCGTGCGCGCTGTCGCTGCCGCCCGGTGACGCCGCAGCCGCCGCACGCGTGTCGCTCGCGTCCGGCTCAGGCGCGGCCGTCCTCCTCGCCGGTGCCGCTGTCCTCCGACGCGGGCGTTCCCGCAGCGATCGCGGCGGTCTTCTCGGTGCTGCGGGAGCCGGCGCCCTCGCTCTGCTCTGCGTCGCGCTCACGGCCCAGTCCATCGCGCAGACCGAGCGCCGCCTCGACGAGGTCGCCTGGCACGAGCTGGTGCGCAATCAACGCACGGTGCGTGTGGAGGTGCTGCTGCAGTCGAGCCCGAGCGAACGGGTGGACCGGTTCGGGGTGCGCCGAGCGGAGGCCTCGGCACGCATCGAGCGGTTCGGGGCGCAGGGCACTGTGTTGCCCGAACCTGTTCGTGCGCTGCTCAGCGTGCCGGCATCGGCCGAACAGGTGGGTCAGGCCGGGGACCGTGTGTGTCTGGTGGCGCGTCTGGCGTCGCAAGAGCGCACGACAGTGCTGCGAGCCCGGGCCGCCCCGCGTGCCGGAGGGTGCCCCGGTGCGTCCGCGGCCGCCGACCCCGGCGCCCCAGCGACCCGTCCGACGGAGGGCGTCGCCGGGCGGGACCGGATGCGTCAGGCGTTCCGCGACGCCTCGGCTGGCGCCTGGGCAGACGCCGACGAGTTGATCCCCGCCCTCGTGCTGGGGGACCGCGGCACGCAGAGCGCGCAGCTGGACCAGGCCATGAAGGACGCCGGTCTGAGCCACCTGTCGGCGGTGTCCGGGGCCAACTGCGCGCTGCTCTGCGGGGCCGTGACGGTCGGTCTGCGGAGTCTGCGGACGCATCGCCGCGTGGTTGTGACCGCTGTGCTGGGCACACTTGCGGTCTTCGTCGTGCTGATCGGCCCGGAGCCGTCCGTGCTCCGGGCGGCAACCATGGGCGGGCTCGGCGCCCTGGCCGTGTTCGCCGGACGAGGCCGCCAGGCGTTCTGCCTGCTGTGCCTGGCCGGGACGATGCTCGTGATCATCGAGCCGGCCCTCGCAGTGGAACCGGCCCTGCATCTGTCGCTGGCCGCGACGGCGGGCATCGTCGTCGGCGCACGGCCGACCGAGGTGCTGCTGCGCCGGGCGCTGGATCCGCTGCTGCCGGGGTGGGCGGCCGGATGGCTCTCGGTGAGCCTGGCGGTCACGGGCACGGCGCATCTGGCATGCCAGCCGATCCTGATCCTGATGACCGGCACCGTCAGCGCCTACGCCGTCCCGGCCAACCTGGCGGCTGCGCCGTTGGTCCCGGCCGTGACCGTTCTCGGCACGGCCGCGGCGGCCTGTGTGCTGATCGCCCCCGGGCTCACCGCCGCGCTGCTCTGGATTGTTCAGGCGCCGGCGGGACTGATCGGGGCGATCGCCCGCACGGTGGCGGGTCTGCCCCATGCTGTGCGTCCATGGCCGGAGGCGGACCTGGGCGTCGGCCTGTTCGTCCTCACTCTGGCCGGCACACTGGTGGGATTCACGTGGCTGCTCGCGCACGAGCGACGCCCCAGGCCGCCGGTGCGGCGCGTCGGTGGGCCGGCGGCGCATGCTCGGATCCCGGTGCGACCGCCGGTGCTGATCGTGCTGGCCGCCGCCCTGAGCGCCGCGGCGGCCGGTGGTTACACGGCGGTGCTGCTCCCATCGCCTGCGGCGCGTGCGGGGCAGGACTGGGCGGCGGCGTTCTGTGATGTCGGCCAGGGTGACATGACGCTCGTGCGTTCGGGCGAGCACGCCGCCGTGGTCGTCGATGCCGGCCCCGATCCCCGCGACGCCCGCGCGTGTCTGGACGCCCTCGGCGTGCGGCGTGTGGACGCGCTGCTGTTCACGCATCTGCATGCCGACCACACCGGCGGTGCTGAAGGGATACGGGACCGGCTGACATCCCCGTCGGACATCGGCTACGCCACCTCCGATGCGCCCGAGGCAGACACCGACGCGCCTCCCACCGGCGCCACGCGTCTGAGCGCCGGAGACCGGGGCGAGGCCGGCAGCGCCGTCTGGCACGTGCTGCACGCCGATTCCGCGGCACCGCGGGAGAACGACGCCTCCGCCCAGGTGCTGCTGCGCACCGTCGATGAGCACAGCCGCGCCACCACCGTGCTGGTCACCGGTGACATGCAGGACCAGGCCACTGCCCGGTGGATCAGCGCGCCGACGCAGCAACCGCCCCCATCCGCCGGAGAGGTCGACGTGCTCAAGGTCGCCCATCACGGTGCGCGCAACGGCGGTCTGGACCTGCCCCACCGGGTGCGCGCGGATCTGCAGGTCGTCTCGGTCGGCGCCGACAACACCTACGGCCACCCGCACCCGGGCACCGCCGCCGGGCTCGCACGGCTGGGCCCGGTCGCCCGCACGGACGTCAGCGGCACCCTCCTGGTGGGGTGGACGCCCCCGGATCACGGCCCCGTCGGCCCGCATCGGGTGGTGCTTGATCGGGACGAGTCCGGGGCGTGCCTGACCGTGCGGGCGCTGGGCCCGCGCCGCCGCGCACCGATACCGGCTCGACCCCGGTCGTAG
- a CDS encoding ComEA family DNA-binding protein, with amino-acid sequence MQNPTAPVDGAAETGTVESRGAAITGPAAGTEPTAPDTATRSGGDAGSADLSTASATGSATVQVHVVGAVERPGVVRLPADARVRDAVERAGGAARGAQPDRINLAAPVQDGQQILVPDAAVSDEQLADAGAASGDPAPVVDAAPSGTDAGEERIDLNRATATQLQTLPGVGPATAESIIAHREQVGPFASLEDLDAVSGIGPATLEKLRDRVTW; translated from the coding sequence GTGCAGAACCCGACGGCTCCAGTGGACGGGGCCGCCGAGACGGGCACGGTCGAGAGCCGTGGTGCCGCGATCACGGGACCGGCGGCCGGAACCGAGCCGACGGCGCCGGACACGGCCACGCGCTCCGGTGGGGACGCCGGATCCGCGGACCTGTCCACCGCGTCGGCGACGGGTTCCGCCACCGTCCAGGTGCACGTGGTGGGCGCCGTCGAAAGGCCGGGCGTGGTGCGCCTTCCGGCTGACGCGCGAGTGCGGGACGCCGTCGAGCGGGCCGGGGGAGCGGCGCGCGGAGCGCAGCCGGACCGGATCAACCTCGCTGCGCCGGTGCAGGACGGCCAACAGATCCTCGTGCCGGACGCCGCGGTCAGTGACGAGCAGCTGGCGGACGCCGGCGCGGCGAGCGGTGACCCGGCGCCCGTCGTCGACGCCGCACCGTCCGGCACCGACGCCGGCGAGGAACGGATCGACCTGAACCGGGCGACCGCGACGCAGTTGCAGACCCTGCCCGGGGTGGGTCCGGCGACGGCGGAGAGCATCATCGCCCATCGGGAACAGGTCGGGCCCTTCGCCTCCCTGGAGGACCTTGACGCGGTCAGCGGCATCGGACCGGCGACATTGGAGAAGCTGCGTGACCGGGTCACGTGGTGA
- a CDS encoding DegV family protein → MSETGSAPAVVESVRAWQADYLERMRRQRGRLVGRARLGLRPPRRDRTAVVTDSSAALPGIVRRHPLAAGVRQVPMPVMVGEQIYTEGSDELQRELPFALASGTSVRTSRPSPGRLLQEYRSLAADGYSRIVSVHLSGELSGTAEAARLAARESPVPVRVVDSRSAGFAQGLLVVDAAVQAGFGSAVDAIVARLDRAVAASSVLFTVPNLEQLRRGGRISALSGLLGSVFQVKPVLGLRDGGIVLVEKPRSTERAVDRLVAHAAERAAAGSCQVAVHGYGNRAEAEALAGRLQEHAAAPIPVIDLPAVLAAHLGLGALGVIVVPLDPDDDEVH, encoded by the coding sequence ATGAGCGAGACCGGATCGGCGCCCGCCGTCGTCGAGAGCGTGCGCGCGTGGCAGGCCGACTACCTTGAGCGGATGCGGCGCCAGCGCGGGCGTCTGGTCGGTCGTGCTCGTCTGGGCCTGCGCCCTCCGCGACGAGATCGCACCGCGGTCGTCACGGACTCCTCGGCGGCGCTTCCGGGAATCGTGCGCCGACATCCGCTGGCCGCGGGCGTACGTCAGGTTCCCATGCCCGTGATGGTGGGCGAGCAGATCTACACGGAGGGCTCGGACGAGTTGCAGCGCGAGCTGCCGTTCGCGTTGGCCTCCGGCACATCCGTGCGGACCTCCCGTCCGTCGCCGGGCCGCCTGCTGCAGGAGTACCGATCGCTCGCCGCGGACGGTTACTCGCGGATCGTCTCCGTGCACCTGTCCGGTGAGCTCTCCGGCACGGCCGAGGCGGCGCGGCTCGCCGCGCGTGAGTCCCCGGTGCCGGTGCGGGTCGTCGACTCGCGGTCGGCCGGGTTCGCACAGGGGCTGCTCGTGGTTGACGCGGCCGTCCAGGCCGGCTTCGGCTCCGCTGTGGACGCGATCGTCGCCCGGCTCGATCGGGCCGTCGCGGCCTCGTCCGTGCTGTTCACCGTGCCTAACCTCGAGCAGCTGCGGCGCGGGGGGCGCATCTCGGCACTGTCCGGGCTGCTGGGTTCGGTCTTCCAGGTCAAACCGGTGCTCGGGCTCCGCGACGGGGGCATCGTGCTGGTGGAGAAGCCGCGCAGCACCGAACGCGCCGTTGACCGGCTCGTGGCCCACGCGGCCGAGCGTGCGGCGGCCGGCTCCTGCCAGGTGGCCGTGCACGGCTACGGCAACCGGGCCGAGGCCGAGGCCCTGGCCGGCCGTCTGCAGGAGCATGCGGCGGCTCCGATCCCGGTGATCGACCTGCCCGCCGTGCTGGCGGCGCATCTGGGCCTGGGTGCGCTCGGCGTGATCGTGGTGCCGCTCGACCCGGACGACGACGAGGTGCACTGA
- the leuS gene encoding leucine--tRNA ligase, which yields MPADAEYSFAEVEARWAGWWERAGVFTPREDGSPRRTVVDMFPYPSGDLHMGHAEAFAMGDVMARHWLQCGYDVLHPIGWDSFGLPAENAAIKRDAHPADWTYRNIETQKRSFQRYGIAVDWSRELHTSDPEYYRWTQWLFQQLYRRGLAYRKDSPVNWCPQDQTVLANEQVVDGACERCGAEVTKRTLNQWYFRITEYADALLDDMDQLTGHWPDRVLAMQRNWIGRSTGATVRFQVENGPELPVFTTRPDTLHGATFMVVAADSALALELVAEEHREELEQYREQLKKVSDIERQATDREKSGLFLGRHARNPLTGERLPIWASDYVLSDYGTGAIMAVPAHDQRDLDFARAMELPVRVVVDTGEEDPAVSGVATAGEGTLVNSGELDGLGKQEAIARAIELLAERGTGEGTTTYRLRDWLLSRQRFWGTPIPVVHCQDCGEVLVPEEQLPVTLPTDLKGEQLAPKGQSPLAAAEDWVRVDCPDCGKPARRDTDTMDTFVDSSWYFLRYASPAEESAVFDAQAVGQWLPVDQYVGGVEHAILHLLYARFFTKALHDLGLVPFTEPFRALLNQGQVLNGGKAMSKSLGNGVDLGEQLEQFGVDAVRTTMIFASPPEDDVDWADVSPAAAGRFLARAWRLARDVREYGEPGGDPAASSATVLRQATHKTVHEARQLVEDGKFNVVVAKTMELVNLTRKQIDGGVGAADAAVREATEAVAVLLSLYAPYTAEDMWAMLGHEPSVVRAGWPTVDQSLLVEDTVTAVVQVKGKVRDQLQVAADITEEQLEAAARDSEKVQRFIGDAEIVKVIVKAPRLVNLVVR from the coding sequence ATCCCGGCCGACGCCGAGTACTCGTTCGCCGAGGTCGAGGCCCGCTGGGCCGGCTGGTGGGAGCGGGCCGGCGTCTTCACCCCCCGCGAGGACGGTTCGCCGCGGCGCACCGTCGTCGACATGTTCCCCTACCCGTCGGGGGATCTGCACATGGGCCATGCAGAGGCGTTCGCGATGGGCGACGTGATGGCCCGGCACTGGCTGCAGTGCGGCTATGACGTGCTGCACCCGATCGGCTGGGACTCCTTCGGCCTTCCCGCCGAGAACGCGGCCATCAAGCGTGACGCCCACCCGGCGGACTGGACCTACCGGAACATCGAGACGCAGAAGCGGTCGTTCCAGCGCTACGGCATCGCCGTCGATTGGAGCCGGGAGCTGCACACCTCGGACCCGGAGTACTACCGCTGGACGCAGTGGCTGTTCCAGCAGCTGTACCGGCGCGGGCTGGCCTACCGGAAGGACTCTCCGGTCAACTGGTGCCCGCAGGACCAGACCGTGCTCGCCAACGAGCAGGTCGTCGACGGAGCGTGCGAGCGCTGCGGGGCCGAGGTGACCAAACGGACGCTGAACCAGTGGTACTTCCGCATCACCGAGTACGCCGACGCTTTGCTGGACGACATGGACCAGCTCACCGGGCACTGGCCCGACCGCGTGCTGGCGATGCAGCGGAACTGGATCGGCCGCTCGACCGGCGCGACCGTGCGCTTCCAGGTCGAGAACGGCCCCGAACTGCCCGTGTTCACCACGCGGCCGGACACCCTGCACGGGGCCACGTTCATGGTCGTGGCGGCCGACAGTGCGCTGGCGCTCGAGCTGGTGGCCGAGGAGCACCGCGAGGAGCTCGAGCAGTACCGCGAGCAGCTCAAGAAGGTCTCCGACATCGAGCGGCAGGCCACCGACCGCGAGAAGTCCGGGCTCTTCCTGGGACGTCATGCGCGGAACCCGCTGACGGGCGAACGCCTGCCCATCTGGGCCTCGGACTACGTGCTCTCGGACTACGGCACGGGCGCCATCATGGCCGTCCCCGCGCACGACCAGCGTGACCTGGACTTCGCCCGGGCCATGGAGCTGCCGGTGCGCGTCGTCGTCGACACCGGCGAGGAGGACCCGGCTGTCAGCGGCGTCGCCACAGCCGGCGAGGGCACGCTCGTCAACTCGGGCGAGCTCGACGGGCTCGGCAAGCAGGAGGCGATCGCACGCGCGATCGAGCTGCTGGCCGAACGCGGGACGGGTGAGGGCACCACGACCTACCGGCTGCGTGACTGGCTGCTGAGCCGCCAGCGCTTCTGGGGCACGCCGATCCCCGTGGTGCACTGCCAGGACTGTGGCGAGGTGCTCGTACCCGAGGAACAGCTTCCCGTGACCCTGCCGACCGACCTGAAGGGCGAACAGCTCGCGCCCAAGGGCCAGTCGCCGCTGGCCGCGGCCGAGGACTGGGTGCGCGTGGACTGCCCGGACTGCGGCAAGCCGGCCCGCCGGGACACGGACACGATGGACACGTTCGTCGATTCGTCCTGGTACTTCTTGCGCTATGCCTCCCCGGCGGAGGAGTCGGCGGTGTTCGACGCGCAGGCCGTGGGCCAGTGGCTTCCCGTGGACCAGTACGTCGGAGGTGTGGAGCATGCGATCTTGCACTTGCTCTACGCGCGGTTCTTCACCAAGGCGTTGCACGATCTGGGCCTGGTGCCGTTCACCGAGCCCTTCCGTGCGCTGCTGAATCAGGGGCAGGTGCTCAACGGCGGCAAGGCGATGTCCAAGTCCCTGGGCAACGGCGTCGACCTGGGTGAGCAGCTCGAGCAGTTCGGCGTCGACGCCGTGCGCACCACCATGATCTTCGCCTCCCCGCCCGAAGACGACGTGGACTGGGCGGATGTCTCCCCGGCCGCGGCTGGTCGATTCCTCGCTCGCGCCTGGCGCCTGGCGCGGGACGTGCGTGAGTACGGTGAGCCCGGCGGCGACCCCGCCGCGTCGTCGGCGACGGTGCTGCGTCAGGCCACCCACAAGACCGTCCACGAGGCCCGACAGCTGGTCGAGGACGGCAAGTTCAACGTCGTCGTCGCCAAGACCATGGAGTTGGTGAACCTCACGCGCAAGCAGATCGACGGTGGTGTCGGCGCGGCGGATGCTGCGGTGCGTGAGGCGACCGAGGCGGTCGCCGTGCTGCTCTCGCTCTATGCGCCCTACACGGCCGAGGACATGTGGGCGATGCTCGGCCACGAGCCCTCGGTGGTCCGGGCCGGCTGGCCGACCGTCGACCAGTCCCTGTTGGTGGAGGACACCGTCACCGCCGTCGTTCAGGTCAAGGGCAAGGTTCGCGATCAACTTCAGGTCGCCGCCGACATCACCGAGGAACAGCTCGAAGCCGCGGCCCGGGACTCCGAGAAGGTGCAGCGGTTCATCGGCGATGCCGAGATCGTGAAGGTGATCGTCAAGGCGCCGAGGCTGGTCAACCTCGTCGTCCGCTGA
- a CDS encoding YkvI family membrane protein yields the protein MMTTSPLLKPIRISLSFIGLLVGAGFATGAEVVQYFSGFGVPGIAGAGLAGLVMTAAGAVMLQLGSVFLADEHKTVFRSVSHPWMARFLDVCVTVTLFCLGFVMLAGAGATLNQQLDWPVWLGGALMAVIVGVTGLLDVDKVSAIISAVTPLVILAVIVVFAVTMLNLPTDMAPVHEAVVTAQPPLGPWWLSALNYAGLALLMAVSMCLVIGGSLAHPREAFLGGALGGAVYTVLLAMLTAVMWLTSPVHAGADVPMLEVYSDIAPWAGWLMVFVIYAMIYNTAIGMFYALGRRLTASRPQKYAPVFLATVAVGYAISFLGFDTLLTTVFPILGWLGMVMTAFLLVWWVVHRQQIGAEVLRRLRIGALLQQREDPERRFTGGHEQALDEAQSDSEAPADQLEDALTSEMPAVGTQQRRSADRPD from the coding sequence ATGATGACCACTTCCCCGCTGCTGAAACCGATCCGCATCAGCCTGTCCTTCATCGGCTTGCTCGTGGGCGCCGGGTTCGCCACCGGCGCCGAGGTTGTCCAGTACTTCTCCGGTTTCGGCGTGCCGGGAATCGCCGGCGCGGGGCTGGCCGGGCTGGTGATGACCGCCGCCGGCGCGGTGATGCTGCAGTTGGGCAGCGTGTTCCTCGCCGACGAGCACAAGACCGTGTTCCGATCGGTCTCGCATCCGTGGATGGCGAGGTTCCTGGACGTCTGCGTGACGGTCACCCTGTTCTGTCTCGGGTTCGTCATGCTCGCCGGCGCGGGTGCGACTCTGAACCAGCAGCTGGACTGGCCGGTCTGGCTCGGCGGTGCGCTGATGGCCGTGATCGTCGGCGTGACGGGCCTGCTCGACGTCGACAAGGTCTCCGCGATCATCTCGGCGGTCACGCCTCTGGTGATTCTCGCCGTGATCGTCGTGTTCGCCGTCACGATGCTGAACCTGCCGACGGACATGGCGCCGGTGCACGAGGCCGTCGTCACCGCGCAGCCGCCCCTGGGGCCGTGGTGGCTGTCCGCGCTGAACTACGCCGGGCTCGCGCTGCTGATGGCGGTATCGATGTGCCTGGTGATCGGTGGCAGCCTGGCGCACCCGCGGGAGGCGTTCCTGGGCGGTGCCCTGGGCGGGGCCGTCTACACGGTGCTGCTGGCGATGCTCACGGCTGTGATGTGGTTGACCTCACCCGTGCATGCCGGGGCCGACGTGCCGATGCTTGAGGTCTACTCGGACATCGCGCCGTGGGCCGGGTGGCTCATGGTGTTCGTGATCTACGCGATGATCTACAACACGGCGATCGGCATGTTCTACGCCCTCGGCCGCCGGTTGACCGCCTCGCGCCCGCAGAAGTATGCGCCGGTGTTCCTCGCCACGGTGGCCGTGGGCTACGCCATCAGCTTCCTCGGCTTCGACACGCTGCTGACGACCGTGTTCCCGATTCTGGGCTGGCTCGGCATGGTGATGACCGCGTTCCTGCTCGTGTGGTGGGTGGTGCATCGTCAGCAGATCGGTGCCGAAGTGCTGCGACGTCTTCGCATCGGGGCGCTGCTGCAACAGCGTGAGGACCCCGAACGGCGGTTCACCGGCGGTCACGAGCAGGCCCTGGACGAGGCCCAGAGCGATTCCGAGGCACCTGCCGATCAGCTCGAGGACGCCCTGACCTCCGAGATGCCGGCCGTCGGCACTCAGCAGCGTCGATCGGCGGACCGGCCCGACTAA
- the glpK gene encoding glycerol kinase GlpK, with protein MESSSLHRESGVVAIDQGTTSTRVSVVDAEGTVRATAQAEHAQHFPRPGWVEHDAAEIWESTRELMGLALTRARLRTRDVAAVGITNQRETVVAWDAATGVPVHRAIVWQDTRTEPALARLRADGLDGLVRERTGLPLASYFSASRIAWLLEHVPEAATLSDAGRLRVGTMDSWLLWNLTGGPDGGVHATDVTNASRTSLMDVETGRWDPEMLALFGIDERRWESMAPTIRPSIGVFGEVAGPVALDGVPVAGILGDQQAATFGQGILSAGGVKNTYGTGCFLLQHTGSQRPRSGHGLVVTVASQREGAPMQYALEGSVAVAGSLVQWLRDNLGLIERSADVETLADSVADDGGVVIVPAFSGLYAPHWRPDARGIVAGLTGYATRAHLARAAVDATAYQSRDLFEALVADTGRAPERLHVDGGMSVNDRLMQFQADLLDIEVVRPAQTETTVLGAAHAAGLAVGVWADESELSALVRPGRRWHPGMAAHDRDALVRRWRRALERSFDWAE; from the coding sequence ATGGAGAGCAGCAGTCTGCACCGTGAGAGCGGCGTCGTCGCGATCGACCAGGGCACCACGTCCACGCGGGTCAGCGTCGTCGATGCTGAAGGCACGGTTCGTGCGACCGCGCAGGCCGAGCACGCCCAGCACTTCCCACGCCCGGGCTGGGTCGAACACGACGCGGCCGAGATCTGGGAGTCCACGCGTGAGCTGATGGGACTGGCCCTGACGCGGGCCCGCCTGCGCACCCGGGATGTGGCCGCGGTGGGCATCACCAATCAGCGCGAGACCGTCGTGGCGTGGGACGCCGCTACCGGGGTGCCGGTGCACCGCGCGATCGTGTGGCAGGACACTCGCACCGAGCCGGCGCTCGCGCGCCTGCGGGCGGACGGGCTCGACGGCCTCGTCCGTGAGCGCACCGGGCTGCCGCTGGCGTCGTACTTCTCGGCCTCGCGCATCGCGTGGCTGCTCGAGCACGTCCCCGAGGCAGCCACGTTGTCGGATGCGGGTCGGCTGCGCGTCGGGACCATGGACTCGTGGCTGCTGTGGAACCTCACCGGCGGCCCCGACGGCGGCGTGCACGCCACCGACGTCACCAATGCGTCCCGCACCAGTCTGATGGACGTGGAGACCGGGCGGTGGGATCCCGAGATGCTCGCGCTGTTCGGCATCGACGAGCGCCGGTGGGAGTCGATGGCGCCGACCATCCGGCCCTCGATCGGCGTCTTCGGCGAGGTCGCGGGCCCGGTCGCGCTCGATGGCGTGCCGGTCGCCGGCATCCTCGGCGACCAGCAGGCCGCGACGTTCGGCCAGGGCATCCTGAGCGCCGGCGGCGTGAAGAACACCTATGGCACCGGCTGCTTCTTGCTGCAGCACACCGGGAGCCAGCGGCCCCGCTCCGGGCACGGCCTGGTCGTGACGGTCGCCTCCCAGCGCGAGGGCGCCCCGATGCAGTACGCCCTCGAGGGATCCGTGGCCGTGGCCGGGTCCCTCGTGCAGTGGCTCAGAGACAATCTCGGACTGATCGAGCGTTCCGCGGACGTGGAGACCCTCGCTGATTCGGTCGCCGACGACGGGGGAGTCGTGATCGTCCCGGCGTTCTCCGGCCTCTACGCGCCGCACTGGCGTCCCGACGCCCGCGGGATCGTCGCCGGACTCACCGGCTACGCGACGCGCGCCCACCTGGCACGAGCCGCCGTGGACGCGACCGCCTATCAGAGTCGGGACCTGTTCGAGGCCCTCGTGGCGGACACCGGGCGTGCGCCCGAGCGGTTGCATGTCGACGGTGGAATGAGCGTGAACGACCGTCTCATGCAGTTCCAGGCCGATCTGCTGGACATCGAGGTCGTGCGACCGGCCCAGACGGAGACGACCGTGCTCGGGGCGGCCCATGCCGCCGGGCTCGCCGTCGGCGTGTGGGCCGACGAGTCCGAGCTCTCAGCCCTGGTTCGGCCCGGTCGGCGATGGCACCCTGGCATGGCCGCGCACGACCGTGACGCGCTCGTTCGTCGGTGGCGACGGGCCCTGGAACGCAGCTTCGACTGGGCCGAATGA